Proteins found in one Pontibacter sp. SGAir0037 genomic segment:
- the cobA gene encoding uroporphyrinogen-III C-methyltransferase: MSDKKTNPTLYVVGAGPGDPELITVKAYKVLQQADVVLYDNLANKELLNLTREDCEKVYVGKHPYGSYTPQETIHELIKEKAQTKGVIVRLKGGDPFIFGRGFEEILFAREHGINTQYIPGITSMQASGFEDIPLTHRAVSEGIWVLTGTKKDGSLSDDLRLAMQSNATVVIYMGMKKAAEIAYTYIEAGNGHIPAAIIQHASLPHRKSAIGVVKDLPEMIQTNGLTHPAIIMIGWVIAVAQGEARS, from the coding sequence ATGTCTGACAAAAAAACGAACCCAACCCTCTATGTAGTGGGAGCGGGACCAGGCGATCCTGAACTTATTACGGTAAAAGCATACAAGGTTTTGCAGCAGGCGGATGTGGTGCTGTACGACAACCTTGCCAACAAAGAATTACTAAACCTGACACGCGAGGACTGCGAGAAGGTATATGTCGGGAAACATCCTTATGGCTCCTACACACCACAGGAAACCATTCATGAGCTGATCAAAGAAAAGGCACAAACCAAAGGTGTAATAGTAAGGCTGAAAGGTGGTGACCCGTTTATCTTTGGCCGTGGATTCGAGGAAATACTGTTTGCCAGGGAACACGGCATCAACACGCAGTATATACCAGGCATTACTAGCATGCAGGCAAGCGGATTTGAGGATATTCCTTTAACACACCGCGCCGTGAGTGAAGGAATTTGGGTTTTAACAGGCACTAAGAAAGACGGTTCACTTTCAGATGATCTGCGCCTGGCAATGCAGAGCAATGCTACGGTGGTTATTTACATGGGTATGAAAAAAGCGGCAGAAATTGCCTATACGTATATAGAAGCCGGCAACGGACATATACCTGCGGCCATTATTCAGCATGCTTCGCTCCCACACCGCAAATCGGCTATAGGTGTGGTAAAGGATTTACCTGAAATGATACAGACAAACGGGCTTACTCACCCTGCTATTATCATGATTGGCTGGGTAATAGCCGTAGCGCAGGGCGAAGCAAGAAGCTAA
- a CDS encoding DUF4136 domain-containing protein encodes MKNIAIIWCCLLALVALACSPVTILNTEASENFSLGNYQTFGFYEVDASGDALGTNYGPQLEYLKQEISRQLAARGLAENATEPDLRINIGVVVAEEVQTRETNLISDPPTYIGQRRYTWRSREVEVGRYREGTLSLHLVDREREALVWQGTAEAVVPKDPEDIQARISKGVEKLMSRIP; translated from the coding sequence ATGAAAAATATAGCTATCATCTGGTGTTGCCTGCTTGCCTTGGTGGCACTAGCCTGTTCGCCTGTTACTATTCTGAACACAGAGGCATCCGAAAATTTTAGCCTGGGCAATTACCAGACATTTGGCTTTTATGAGGTAGATGCCAGTGGAGATGCCCTTGGAACAAATTATGGGCCTCAGCTGGAGTATCTAAAGCAGGAGATCAGCAGGCAGCTGGCAGCTCGGGGCCTTGCAGAAAATGCTACGGAACCGGATCTGCGTATAAATATAGGTGTCGTGGTGGCAGAAGAAGTGCAGACCCGGGAAACTAATCTTATTTCGGATCCGCCTACGTACATCGGGCAGCGCCGTTATACCTGGAGAAGCCGCGAGGTAGAAGTGGGGCGTTATCGGGAAGGAACCTTGTCGCTGCACCTGGTTGACCGGGAGCGTGAGGCACTGGTCTGGCAGGGAACCGCTGAAGCTGTAGTGCCAAAAGATCCTGAAGATATCCAGGCGCGTATCTCGAAAGGCGTGGAGAAGCTGATGAGCCGGATTCCTTAG